In Piscinibacter sp. HJYY11, one genomic interval encodes:
- a CDS encoding phage holin family protein: MHPLLHLAVREPSLLADHAGAYAELLGEEIGVASAHWKRKALLSAVALCAAGVGAVLAGVALMLWAVVPPENMNAPWALLVSPLVPLGLAVGCWVAAQSKDGPKAFEQVRRQLREDAAMFKEVTAS; this comes from the coding sequence ATGCACCCGCTGCTGCACCTCGCCGTCCGTGAACCCTCCCTGCTGGCCGACCACGCCGGCGCCTATGCCGAACTGCTGGGTGAAGAGATCGGCGTGGCGTCTGCCCACTGGAAGCGCAAGGCCCTGCTGAGCGCCGTGGCGCTGTGCGCAGCAGGCGTGGGCGCGGTGCTCGCCGGCGTGGCGCTGATGCTCTGGGCGGTGGTGCCGCCCGAGAACATGAACGCGCCCTGGGCGCTGCTGGTCTCGCCGCTGGTGCCGCTCGGTCTCGCCGTCGGGTGCTGGGTCGCGGCTCAAAGCAAGGACGGGCCCAAGGCCTTCGAACAGGTGCGGCGCCAGCTGCGCGAAGACGCCGCGATGTTCAAGGAGGTCACCGCATCATGA